One window from the genome of Cryptococcus tetragattii IND107 chromosome 2, whole genome shotgun sequence encodes:
- a CDS encoding 60S ribosomal protein eL34: MAQRVTLRKRQPYNTTSNRRRVVKTPGGKLVVHHLKKIASAPKCGDCGLALPGIPVLRPRQYATLSKRQKTVNRAYGGSCCAPCVKQRITRAFLIEEATIVKRMLKDKAAARK; encoded by the exons ATGGCCCAGCGAGTCACTCTCCGCAAGCGACAGCCTTACAACACCACCTCCAACAGGAGGAGGGTCGTCAAGACTCCCGGAGGCAAGTTGGTCGTCCACcacttgaagaagattgct TCTGCCCCCAAGTGCGGTGACTGTGGTCTCGCTCTCCCTGGT ATCCCCGTCCTCCGACCCCGTCAAT ACGCTACCCTTTCCAAGCGTCAAAAGACCGTCAACAGGGCTTACGGTGGTTCTTGCTGCGCTCCCTGCGTTAAGCAGCG AATCACCCGAGCTTTCTTGATCGAGGAGGCTACCATTGTCAAGCGAATGCTCAAGGACAAGGCCGCTGCTAGGAAGTAG
- a CDS encoding 40S ribosomal protein eS30: MGKVHGSLARAGKVKSQTPKVEPQEKKKVPKGRAQKRLQYTRRFVNVTVAPGGKRRMNQQPVGKSG, from the exons ATGGGTAAGGTTCACGGTTCCCTCGCTCGTGCAGGTAAAGTCAAGTCTCAG ACCCCCAAGGTTGAGCcccaggagaagaagaaggtccCCAAGGGCCGAGCTC AGAAGCGATTGCAATACACCCGACGATTCGTCAACGTTACTGTCGCTCCCGGTGGCAAGCGAAGGAT GAACCAGCAGCCCGTCGGCAAGTCCGGTTAA